One window from the genome of Nitrosospira multiformis encodes:
- a CDS encoding class I adenylate-forming enzyme family protein, producing MNHSGVIDMVPAEIRKQWAQNGIYPDKSVYELFCEHVRRHPDSPAVISLDQTITYAELLDKIHRLAGSLKALGIVSGDVVAYQLPNSWRSCVIDLAAAALGAIVAPFPPGRGRLDIQSLLRRCDARLIVVEQEYAGTDLCKMIETIRPTVLSLRILVVDGRSRKGWHTMDDLFQAEPVELSQLPEVSPESPVRLLISSGTESEPKWVAYSHNALAGGRGRFLQRIHPDGGTFRGLYLMPLGTAFGSTATFGILSWLGGSVIVLPQFDVAAAIQAIAELKPTYIFGVPTMFQRIAADPALSKIDTSSLMAIISGGAKIDEASIRRCTDAFRCGFISLYGSADGVNCHTTLDDDLETVFRKAGRPNPDVCSIRIVDDQKQEVPQGCIGEITARGPISPMQYVNAPDLDALYRDEEGWVYTGDLGLIDNDGYLVLSGRKKDIIIRGGINISPAQIENIAVSHPAVVSAACVPVADPDLGHRVCLCLVLRDEVERPSLSQFARYLREQGLETNKLPEYLRYYRQLPLSPAGKIDKKQLTAEIEFVQRMTEPGFAQWAH from the coding sequence GAATTTATCCTGATAAATCCGTATATGAATTGTTTTGCGAGCATGTACGGCGGCACCCCGACAGTCCGGCAGTTATATCTCTCGATCAAACCATCACTTACGCAGAGCTATTGGATAAGATCCATCGCCTGGCTGGCAGTCTCAAAGCGCTGGGGATTGTTTCCGGAGACGTTGTGGCATACCAGCTCCCTAACAGTTGGCGTAGCTGCGTAATCGATCTCGCGGCGGCCGCATTGGGCGCGATTGTGGCGCCTTTTCCCCCAGGGCGCGGCCGCCTTGATATCCAGTCCTTGCTGAGACGGTGTGACGCGCGTTTAATTGTTGTCGAGCAGGAATACGCCGGAACCGATCTATGTAAGATGATTGAAACAATACGGCCGACTGTGCTGTCACTCCGTATTCTCGTTGTTGATGGAAGAAGCCGAAAAGGCTGGCACACAATGGATGACCTGTTTCAAGCCGAGCCAGTTGAATTAAGTCAATTACCGGAAGTCTCTCCCGAATCACCCGTTCGCCTCCTGATCTCATCCGGAACCGAATCCGAGCCGAAATGGGTTGCCTATTCGCATAATGCGCTGGCTGGTGGACGGGGACGCTTTCTGCAACGAATACATCCTGACGGAGGTACTTTCAGGGGACTTTATTTAATGCCGCTTGGCACGGCATTTGGCTCAACCGCGACATTCGGCATTTTGTCCTGGCTCGGCGGATCGGTTATTGTTCTGCCGCAATTCGATGTCGCGGCTGCCATTCAGGCCATCGCGGAGCTGAAGCCGACCTACATCTTTGGCGTCCCCACCATGTTTCAACGCATCGCCGCGGACCCGGCATTATCTAAAATCGATACCTCCAGTCTGATGGCTATTATCAGTGGCGGAGCGAAAATCGATGAAGCCTCAATCCGCCGATGTACCGACGCATTCAGATGCGGGTTTATCAGCTTATACGGATCGGCGGACGGTGTTAACTGCCACACTACCCTTGATGATGATTTGGAGACTGTTTTTCGTAAAGCGGGCCGGCCTAATCCGGACGTCTGCTCCATCCGCATAGTCGATGACCAGAAGCAGGAGGTGCCGCAAGGTTGCATCGGTGAAATTACCGCCAGAGGCCCGATAAGCCCGATGCAATATGTCAATGCTCCAGACCTGGATGCGCTATACCGGGATGAGGAAGGCTGGGTTTATACCGGAGACCTTGGTCTTATTGATAATGACGGATATCTGGTGCTGTCCGGTCGTAAAAAAGACATCATTATTCGTGGCGGGATCAATATCAGTCCCGCCCAAATTGAGAATATCGCAGTCTCTCATCCAGCCGTTGTCAGCGCCGCCTGTGTACCGGTTGCCGATCCGGATCTGGGGCATCGCGTTTGTCTCTGCCTGGTATTACGCGACGAGGTCGAGCGCCCATCGCTCTCCCAATTCGCCCGCTACCTGCGTGAACAGGGTCTGGAAACCAACAAGCTTCCGGAATATTTACGCTACTACCGGCAACTGCCACTCAGTCCGGCGGGAAAGATCGATAAAAAGCAGTTAACCGCGGAAATCGAATTTGTCCAGCGCATGACTGAACCCGGCTTTGCTCAATGGGCACATTGA